The Magnolia sinica isolate HGM2019 chromosome 9, MsV1, whole genome shotgun sequence genome contains a region encoding:
- the LOC131256049 gene encoding uncharacterized protein At3g52155, chloroplastic isoform X3, protein MRGIGIPCRSSISISPSLLLLSQKTLAFSPSSLFPKSSPFLRKSNALSARSLIIEAVEGETVEEKVADAAKPVARRMILLRHAESSWEDRSVRDHDRPLSKAGRADAVNVSQKLQQMGWVPELILSSDAARTKETLRIMQEQVRGFLEAEVHFIASFYSIAALDGQTAEHLQQTICEYSRDEILTVMGWEEAASMFSGSAIELKTCNAALLEASGKSWDEECVELDLIWVFARPGRYKAIMSF, encoded by the exons ATGAGAGGAATTGGAATTCCCTGCAGAAGCAGCATTTCcatttctccttctcttctcctccTCTCGCAGAAAACCCTAGctttctctccttcctctctctttcccaaATCCTCCCCGTTTCTCAGAAAATCCAATGCCCTCTCTGCCCGATCTCTCATAATTGAGGCCGTCGAAGGCGAGACTGTCGAAGAGAAGGTAGCCGATGCAGCGAAGCCCGTGGCTCGCCGTATGATTCTTCTCCGCCACGCTGAAAGTTCATGGGAAGATCGTTCAGTGAGAG ATCATGATCGTCCTCTTAGTAAAGCTGGAAGAGCTGATGCTGTCAATGTTTCTCAAAAGCTTCAACAGATGGGTTGGGTACCTGAACTTATTTTGTCTAG CGATGCTGCCCGAACGAAGGAGACGCTTCGAATCATGCAGGAGCAAGTGCGAGGCTTTTTAGAAGCTGAGGTGCATTTCATTGCAAGCTTCTATTCAATTGCAGCATTGGACGGGCAGACTGCTGAACACCTCCAACAGACTATCTGCGAATATTCAAGGGATGAGATACTTACAGTCAT GGGTTGGGAAGAAGCAGCTTCAATGTTTTCTGGTTCTGCAATAGAATTGAAGACATGCAATGCTGCCCTGCTCGAAGCGTCAGGAAAATCCTGGGATGAG GAGTGTGTGGAGTTGGACTTGATATGGGTTTTTGCACGACCTGGGAGATATAAGGCAATAATGAGCTTTTGA
- the LOC131256049 gene encoding uncharacterized protein At3g52155, chloroplastic isoform X1, protein MRGIGIPCRSSISISPSLLLLSQKTLAFSPSSLFPKSSPFLRKSNALSARSLIIEAVEGETVEEKVADAAKPVARRMILLRHAESSWEDRSVRDHDRPLSKAGRADAVNVSQKLQQMGWVPELILSSDAARTKETLRIMQEQVRGFLEAEVHFIASFYSIAALDGQTAEHLQQTICEYSRDEILTVMCMGHNRGWEEAASMFSGSAIELKTCNAALLEASGKSWDEECVELDLIWVFARPGRYKAIMSF, encoded by the exons ATGAGAGGAATTGGAATTCCCTGCAGAAGCAGCATTTCcatttctccttctcttctcctccTCTCGCAGAAAACCCTAGctttctctccttcctctctctttcccaaATCCTCCCCGTTTCTCAGAAAATCCAATGCCCTCTCTGCCCGATCTCTCATAATTGAGGCCGTCGAAGGCGAGACTGTCGAAGAGAAGGTAGCCGATGCAGCGAAGCCCGTGGCTCGCCGTATGATTCTTCTCCGCCACGCTGAAAGTTCATGGGAAGATCGTTCAGTGAGAG ATCATGATCGTCCTCTTAGTAAAGCTGGAAGAGCTGATGCTGTCAATGTTTCTCAAAAGCTTCAACAGATGGGTTGGGTACCTGAACTTATTTTGTCTAG CGATGCTGCCCGAACGAAGGAGACGCTTCGAATCATGCAGGAGCAAGTGCGAGGCTTTTTAGAAGCTGAGGTGCATTTCATTGCAAGCTTCTATTCAATTGCAGCATTGGACGGGCAGACTGCTGAACACCTCCAACAGACTATCTGCGAATATTCAAGGGATGAGATACTTACAGTCAT GTGCATGGGACATAACAGGGGTTGGGAAGAAGCAGCTTCAATGTTTTCTGGTTCTGCAATAGAATTGAAGACATGCAATGCTGCCCTGCTCGAAGCGTCAGGAAAATCCTGGGATGAG GAGTGTGTGGAGTTGGACTTGATATGGGTTTTTGCACGACCTGGGAGATATAAGGCAATAATGAGCTTTTGA
- the LOC131256049 gene encoding uncharacterized protein At3g52155, chloroplastic isoform X4, with amino-acid sequence MRGIGIPCRSSISISPSLLLLSQKTLAFSPSSLFPKSSPFLRKSNALSARSLIIEAVEGETVEEKVADAAKPVARRMILLRHAESSWEDRSVRDHDRPLSKAGRADAVNVSQKLQQMGWVPELILSSDAARTKETLRIMQEQVRGFLEAEVHFIASFYSIAALDGQTAEHLQQTICEYSRDEILTVMGWEEAASMFSGSAIELKTCNAALLEASGKSWDEAFTSAGLGGWKLHGIVKPNTVL; translated from the exons ATGAGAGGAATTGGAATTCCCTGCAGAAGCAGCATTTCcatttctccttctcttctcctccTCTCGCAGAAAACCCTAGctttctctccttcctctctctttcccaaATCCTCCCCGTTTCTCAGAAAATCCAATGCCCTCTCTGCCCGATCTCTCATAATTGAGGCCGTCGAAGGCGAGACTGTCGAAGAGAAGGTAGCCGATGCAGCGAAGCCCGTGGCTCGCCGTATGATTCTTCTCCGCCACGCTGAAAGTTCATGGGAAGATCGTTCAGTGAGAG ATCATGATCGTCCTCTTAGTAAAGCTGGAAGAGCTGATGCTGTCAATGTTTCTCAAAAGCTTCAACAGATGGGTTGGGTACCTGAACTTATTTTGTCTAG CGATGCTGCCCGAACGAAGGAGACGCTTCGAATCATGCAGGAGCAAGTGCGAGGCTTTTTAGAAGCTGAGGTGCATTTCATTGCAAGCTTCTATTCAATTGCAGCATTGGACGGGCAGACTGCTGAACACCTCCAACAGACTATCTGCGAATATTCAAGGGATGAGATACTTACAGTCAT GGGTTGGGAAGAAGCAGCTTCAATGTTTTCTGGTTCTGCAATAGAATTGAAGACATGCAATGCTGCCCTGCTCGAAGCGTCAGGAAAATCCTGGGATGAG GCATTCACGTCAGCAGGACTCGGCGGTTGGAAGCTCCATGGCATTGTGAAACCCAATACAGTTTTGTAA
- the LOC131256049 gene encoding uncharacterized protein At3g52155, chloroplastic isoform X2, translating to MRGIGIPCRSSISISPSLLLLSQKTLAFSPSSLFPKSSPFLRKSNALSARSLIIEAVEGETVEEKVADAAKPVARRMILLRHAESSWEDRSVRDHDRPLSKAGRADAVNVSQKLQQMGWVPELILSSDAARTKETLRIMQEQVRGFLEAEVHFIASFYSIAALDGQTAEHLQQTICEYSRDEILTVMCMGHNRGWEEAASMFSGSAIELKTCNAALLEASGKSWDEAFTSAGLGGWKLHGIVKPNTVL from the exons ATGAGAGGAATTGGAATTCCCTGCAGAAGCAGCATTTCcatttctccttctcttctcctccTCTCGCAGAAAACCCTAGctttctctccttcctctctctttcccaaATCCTCCCCGTTTCTCAGAAAATCCAATGCCCTCTCTGCCCGATCTCTCATAATTGAGGCCGTCGAAGGCGAGACTGTCGAAGAGAAGGTAGCCGATGCAGCGAAGCCCGTGGCTCGCCGTATGATTCTTCTCCGCCACGCTGAAAGTTCATGGGAAGATCGTTCAGTGAGAG ATCATGATCGTCCTCTTAGTAAAGCTGGAAGAGCTGATGCTGTCAATGTTTCTCAAAAGCTTCAACAGATGGGTTGGGTACCTGAACTTATTTTGTCTAG CGATGCTGCCCGAACGAAGGAGACGCTTCGAATCATGCAGGAGCAAGTGCGAGGCTTTTTAGAAGCTGAGGTGCATTTCATTGCAAGCTTCTATTCAATTGCAGCATTGGACGGGCAGACTGCTGAACACCTCCAACAGACTATCTGCGAATATTCAAGGGATGAGATACTTACAGTCAT GTGCATGGGACATAACAGGGGTTGGGAAGAAGCAGCTTCAATGTTTTCTGGTTCTGCAATAGAATTGAAGACATGCAATGCTGCCCTGCTCGAAGCGTCAGGAAAATCCTGGGATGAG GCATTCACGTCAGCAGGACTCGGCGGTTGGAAGCTCCATGGCATTGTGAAACCCAATACAGTTTTGTAA
- the LOC131256050 gene encoding enoyl-CoA delta isomerase 2, peroxisomal-like, translated as MCTLEKRGRVFVLTLAGDDEHHLNPTLIDDIRAALRRVRDGSTPGSALVTIAEGKFFSNGFDLNWAKAAGAGFQDRLEHMVSKFDQIVADLISLPMPTVAAVTGHAAAAGFMLALSHDYVYMRKDRGVLYMSELNIGLPFPDYFMALMRSKIGGLKARRDVVLRAAKIKAAEAVEMGIIDAAHDSSGETVDAAMRQAEELAGRKWSGEVYASIRKAMFAEVSELLGLVEKKTATASRL; from the coding sequence ATGTGCACCTTGGAGAAGCGCGGCCGCGTTTTCGTCCTCACCCTAGCCGGCGACGACGAGCACCATCTCAACCCCACCCTCATCGACGACATCCGAGCCGCCCTGCGCCGAGTCCGAGATGGCTCCACCCCTGGCTCGGCGCTGGTCACCATCGCCGAGGGCAAGTTCTTCTCCAACGGCTTCGATCTCAACTGGGCCAAAGCCGCGGGCGCCGGCTTCCAAGACCGGCTCGAGCACATGGTCTCCAAATTCGACCAGATCGTGGCCGATCTGATCTCGCTCCCGATGCCGACCGTTGCAGCCGTTACTGGCCACGCCGCTGCAGCTGGGTTCATGCTCGCGCTGAGCCACGACTACGTCTACATGAGGAAAGACAGGGGCGTTCTGTATATGAGCGAGCTCAACATCGGCCTTCCCTTCCCCGATTATTTCATGGCTCTGATGAGATCGAAGATCGGCGGGCTCAAAGCTCGGCGCGACGTGGTGCTGCGGGCCGCGAAGATCAAAGCCGCGGAGGCTGTGGAGATGGGGATTATCGATGCGGCGCACGATAGCTCCGGCGAGACGGTGGATGCTGCGATGCGCCAGGCGGAGGAGCTAGCAGGGAGGAAGTGGAGCGGTGAAGTGTATGCGTCGATAAGGAAAGCCATGTTTGCTGAGGTTTCGGAACTGCTGGGGTTGGTGGAGAAGAAGACGGCAACAGCTTCGCGCCTCTGA